A genomic window from Streptomyces sp. 846.5 includes:
- a CDS encoding protein meaA — translation MTQRDRPWLMRTYAGHSSATASNELYRKNLAKGQTGLSVAFDLPTQTGYDPDHVLAKGEVGRVGVPVGHVGDMRALFDGIPLERTNTSMTINATAMWLLAMYQVVAEEQGADIAKLTGTTQNDIIKEYLSRGTHVFPPGPSIRLTTDMIAYTVANIPKWNPINICSYHLQEAGATPVQELAFAMCTAIAVLDAVRDRGQVAPEQMGEVVARISFFVNAGVRFVEEMCKLRAFGRIWDTVTRERYGIQDAKQRRFRYGVQVNSLGLTEAQPENNVQRIVLEMLAVTLSKDARARAVQLPAWNEALGLPRPWDQQWSLRIQQVLAYESDLLEYGDLFEGSRVVEAKVQELVEGATAEIDKVLAMGGVTPAVESGYLKAALVGSHAERRARIESGEDKVVGVNCFETTEPSPLTADLDTAIMQVDPDAERAVVEAFAQWRKERDEDAAVAALAELKRQAATDANLMPATLACVRAGVTTGEWAFALREVFGEYRAPTGVGGAPITGPVEGGSGAELLAVREAVRITAEEIGAGRLRLLVGKPGLDGHSNGAEQIAVRARDAGFEVVYQGIRLTPEQITSAAVAEDVHCVGLSILSGAHAELVPDVLRRLRRAGVEDVPVIVGGIIPAADEQDLLAQGVAAVFTPKDFGITHIIGRIVDEIRRAHGLPPFSDLKEETLTA, via the coding sequence ATGACCCAGCGAGACCGCCCCTGGCTGATGCGGACCTATGCGGGGCACTCCTCCGCCACCGCGTCGAACGAGTTGTACCGCAAGAACCTGGCGAAGGGTCAGACCGGCCTTTCCGTCGCCTTCGACCTGCCCACCCAGACCGGTTACGACCCCGACCACGTCCTGGCCAAGGGCGAGGTCGGCCGGGTCGGCGTGCCGGTGGGCCATGTCGGCGACATGCGGGCGCTGTTCGACGGCATCCCGCTGGAGCGCACCAACACCTCCATGACGATCAACGCCACCGCCATGTGGCTGCTGGCGATGTACCAGGTCGTCGCGGAGGAGCAGGGCGCGGACATCGCCAAGCTCACCGGCACCACCCAGAACGACATCATCAAGGAGTACCTGTCGCGCGGGACGCATGTCTTCCCGCCCGGTCCCAGCATCCGGCTGACCACCGACATGATCGCCTACACCGTGGCGAACATCCCCAAGTGGAACCCGATCAACATCTGCAGCTACCACCTCCAGGAGGCCGGGGCCACCCCGGTCCAGGAGCTGGCGTTCGCGATGTGCACCGCCATCGCGGTGCTGGACGCGGTGCGGGACCGCGGTCAGGTCGCGCCCGAGCAGATGGGCGAGGTGGTCGCCCGGATCTCCTTCTTCGTCAACGCGGGCGTCCGCTTCGTCGAGGAGATGTGCAAGCTCCGTGCCTTCGGCCGGATCTGGGACACCGTCACCCGCGAGCGCTACGGCATCCAGGACGCCAAGCAGCGGCGCTTCCGGTACGGGGTCCAGGTCAACTCCCTGGGCCTGACGGAGGCCCAGCCGGAGAACAACGTCCAGCGGATCGTGCTGGAGATGCTGGCCGTGACGCTGTCCAAGGACGCCCGCGCCCGCGCCGTCCAGCTCCCGGCCTGGAACGAGGCGCTGGGCCTGCCCCGACCCTGGGACCAGCAGTGGTCGCTGCGGATCCAGCAGGTGCTGGCGTACGAGTCGGACCTGCTGGAGTACGGCGACCTGTTCGAGGGCAGCCGGGTCGTCGAGGCCAAGGTGCAGGAGCTGGTCGAGGGCGCGACCGCCGAGATCGACAAGGTGCTGGCCATGGGCGGGGTCACCCCCGCCGTGGAGTCCGGCTACCTCAAGGCGGCGCTGGTCGGCTCGCACGCCGAGCGCAGGGCCCGGATCGAGTCCGGCGAGGACAAGGTCGTCGGGGTCAACTGCTTCGAGACCACCGAGCCCAGCCCGCTCACCGCCGATCTCGACACCGCGATCATGCAGGTCGATCCCGACGCGGAGCGGGCCGTGGTGGAGGCCTTCGCCCAGTGGCGCAAGGAGCGCGACGAGGACGCCGCGGTGGCCGCCCTGGCCGAGCTCAAGCGCCAGGCCGCCACCGACGCCAACCTGATGCCGGCCACCCTCGCGTGCGTCCGGGCCGGGGTGACCACCGGGGAGTGGGCCTTCGCGCTGCGCGAGGTCTTCGGCGAGTACCGCGCCCCCACCGGCGTCGGCGGCGCGCCGATCACCGGCCCGGTCGAGGGCGGGAGCGGCGCCGAGCTGCTGGCCGTCCGCGAGGCCGTCCGCATCACCGCCGAGGAGATCGGCGCGGGGCGGCTGCGGCTGCTGGTGGGCAAGCCGGGCCTGGACGGGCACTCCAACGGCGCCGAGCAGATCGCGGTACGGGCACGGGACGCCGGGTTCGAGGTGGTCTACCAGGGCATCAGGCTGACGCCCGAGCAGATCACCTCGGCGGCGGTCGCCGAGGACGTCCACTGCGTCGGCCTGTCCATCCTCTCCGGCGCGCACGCCGAGCTCGTCCCCGACGTACTGCGGCGGCTGCGGCGGGCCGGGGTGGAGGACGTGCCGGTGATCGTCGGCGGGATCATCCCGGCGGCGGACGAACAGGACCTGCTGGCGCAGGGCGTCGCCGCCGTCTTCACCCCCAAGGACTTCGGTATCACCCACATCATCGGCCGTATTGTCGACGAGATCCGTCGCGCACACGGACTTCCCCCGTTCTCGGACCTCAAGGAAGAGACCCTCACCGCATGA
- a CDS encoding CoA ester lyase — MTVNRLRPRRSCLAVPGSNPRFLEKAQGLPADQVFLDLEDACAPLAKEGARHTIVDALNQGDWTGKTRVVRVNDWTTHWTYRDVVTVVEGAGQNLDCIMLPKVQDAQQVVALDLLLTQIEKTMGFEVGKIGIEAQIENAKGLINVDAIAEASPRLETIIFGPADFMASINMKSLVVGEQPPGYSADAYHYILMRILMAARANDLQAIDGPYLQIRNVDGYREVAGRAAALGYDGKWVLHPGQVDAANEVFSPSQEDYDHAELILDAYDWCTSEAGGKKGSAMLGDEMIDEASRKMALVISGKGRAAGMQRTTKFEIPEA, encoded by the coding sequence ATGACCGTGAATCGCCTCCGCCCCCGCCGCTCCTGCCTCGCCGTCCCGGGCAGCAACCCGCGCTTCCTGGAGAAGGCCCAGGGCCTGCCCGCCGACCAGGTCTTCCTGGACCTGGAGGACGCCTGCGCGCCGCTGGCCAAGGAGGGCGCCCGCCACACCATCGTGGACGCGCTGAACCAGGGCGACTGGACCGGGAAGACCCGGGTGGTCCGGGTCAACGACTGGACCACCCACTGGACCTACCGCGACGTGGTGACCGTCGTCGAGGGCGCCGGCCAGAACCTGGACTGCATCATGCTGCCCAAGGTCCAGGACGCCCAGCAGGTGGTCGCGCTGGACCTGCTGCTCACCCAGATCGAGAAGACCATGGGCTTCGAGGTCGGGAAGATCGGCATCGAGGCGCAGATCGAGAACGCCAAGGGCCTGATCAACGTGGACGCCATCGCGGAGGCCTCGCCCCGGCTGGAGACCATCATCTTCGGCCCGGCCGACTTCATGGCCTCCATCAACATGAAGTCCCTGGTCGTCGGCGAGCAGCCGCCCGGCTACAGCGCGGACGCCTACCACTACATCCTCATGCGCATCCTGATGGCCGCCCGTGCCAACGACCTGCAGGCCATCGACGGCCCCTACCTGCAGATCCGCAACGTGGACGGCTATCGCGAGGTCGCCGGGCGCGCGGCCGCGCTGGGCTACGACGGCAAGTGGGTGCTGCACCCCGGCCAGGTGGACGCCGCCAACGAGGTGTTCTCGCCGAGCCAGGAGGACTACGACCACGCCGAGCTGATCCTGGACGCCTACGACTGGTGCACGTCCGAGGCCGGCGGCAAGAAGGGCTCGGCGATGCTCGGCGACGAGATGATCGACGAGGCCAGCCGGAAGATGGCGCTGGTCATCTCCGGGAAGGGGCGGGCCGCGGGGATGCAGCGGACCACCAAGTTCGAGATTCCGGAGGCGTAG
- a CDS encoding MaoC family dehydratase produces MQFGRTFEEFEVGAVYKHWPGKTVTEYDDHLFCLLTMNHHPLHLDSNYAEKTTDFGKNVVVGNYIYSLLLGMSVPDVSGKAIANLEVESLKHIAPTFHGDTIYGETVVLDKTPSKSKSDRGIVYVETKGYKQDGTVVCVFRRKVMVPTETYVKERGGEQAGRPEPRS; encoded by the coding sequence ATGCAGTTCGGACGCACCTTTGAGGAGTTCGAGGTCGGCGCGGTCTACAAGCACTGGCCCGGGAAGACCGTCACCGAGTACGACGACCATCTCTTCTGCCTGCTGACCATGAACCACCACCCGCTGCACCTGGACAGCAACTACGCCGAGAAGACCACGGACTTCGGGAAGAACGTGGTGGTCGGCAACTACATCTACTCGCTGCTGCTGGGGATGTCGGTGCCGGACGTCTCCGGCAAGGCGATCGCCAACCTGGAGGTCGAGTCGCTGAAGCACATCGCGCCGACGTTCCACGGCGACACCATCTACGGCGAGACCGTGGTCCTGGACAAGACGCCGTCGAAGTCCAAGAGCGACCGGGGGATCGTGTACGTGGAGACCAAGGGGTACAAGCAGGACGGCACGGTCGTCTGTGTCTTCAGACGCAAGGTGATGGTTCCCACCGAGACCTATGTCAAGGAGAGGGGCGGGGAGCAGGCGGGACGGCCTGAGCCTCGGTCGTAA
- a CDS encoding acyl-CoA dehydrogenase family protein — translation MGRLAQTEGLTEIQQDILSTVRSFVDKEIIPVATELEHRDEYPAAIVEGMKEMGLFGLMIPEEYGGLGESLLTYALVVEEIARGWMSVSGIVNTHFIVAYMIAQHGTQAQKDHFLPRMATGEVRGAFSMSEPGLGSDVGAIRTKGVRDGDDYVINGQKMWLTNGGTSTLVAVLCRTDEGHPEGTAPHKSMTTFLIEKTPGFGPNETVPGLTIPGKIEKMGYKGVDTTEMILEDVRIPADMVLGGTSGRGFYQMMDGVEVGRVNVAARGCGVAHRAFELGIRYAQQRSTFGKKIAEHQAIQFKLSEMATKVEAAHQMMVMAARKKDSGQRNDLEAGMAKYLASEYCKEVVEDSFRIHGGYGFSKEYEIERLYREAPMLLIGEGTAEIQKMIIGRRLLEDYRLGE, via the coding sequence ATGGGACGCCTCGCCCAGACCGAAGGCCTCACCGAGATCCAGCAGGACATCCTCAGCACTGTTCGAAGCTTTGTCGACAAGGAGATCATTCCGGTCGCCACCGAGTTGGAGCACCGGGACGAGTACCCCGCCGCCATCGTCGAGGGGATGAAGGAGATGGGCCTGTTCGGGCTCATGATCCCGGAGGAGTACGGCGGCCTCGGCGAGTCGCTGCTGACCTACGCCCTGGTGGTGGAGGAGATCGCGCGCGGCTGGATGTCGGTGTCCGGCATCGTCAACACCCACTTCATCGTGGCGTACATGATCGCCCAGCACGGGACCCAGGCGCAGAAGGACCACTTCCTGCCGCGGATGGCCACCGGCGAGGTCCGCGGCGCCTTCTCCATGTCGGAGCCCGGGCTGGGGTCGGACGTCGGGGCGATCCGGACCAAGGGCGTCCGGGACGGCGACGACTACGTCATCAACGGGCAGAAGATGTGGCTGACCAACGGCGGCACCTCCACCCTGGTCGCGGTGCTCTGCCGGACCGACGAGGGGCACCCCGAGGGCACCGCCCCGCACAAGTCGATGACCACCTTCCTGATCGAGAAGACGCCGGGTTTTGGCCCCAACGAGACCGTCCCGGGGCTCACCATCCCCGGCAAGATCGAGAAGATGGGCTACAAGGGCGTGGACACCACCGAGATGATCCTGGAGGACGTCCGCATCCCGGCGGACATGGTCCTCGGCGGGACCTCGGGCCGCGGCTTCTACCAGATGATGGACGGGGTCGAGGTGGGCCGGGTCAATGTCGCGGCCCGCGGCTGCGGCGTCGCCCATCGCGCCTTCGAGCTGGGCATCCGCTACGCCCAGCAGCGCAGCACCTTCGGCAAGAAGATCGCCGAGCACCAGGCGATCCAGTTCAAGCTGTCGGAGATGGCCACCAAGGTCGAGGCCGCCCACCAGATGATGGTGATGGCCGCCCGCAAGAAGGACTCGGGCCAGCGCAACGACCTGGAGGCCGGGATGGCGAAGTACCTGGCCTCCGAGTACTGCAAAGAGGTGGTCGAGGACTCCTTCCGGATCCACGGCGGCTACGGCTTCTCCAAGGAGTACGAGATCGAGCGCCTCTACCGGGAGGCGCCGATGCTGCTCATCGGTGAGGGGACTGCGGAGATCCAGAAAATGATCATCGGTCGCCGGCTGCTGGAGGACTATCGTCTCGGGGAATGA
- a CDS encoding phosphatidylserine decarboxylase: MPLSPSPRSASRPRVTLARGCSPWLAPTVLTAAACTALTRRSGKWALAAVPASALSAGMLWFFRDPERTIGQGRVISPADGVVQSIDAWPDGRTRVAIFMSPLNVHVNRAPLPGTVTSVEHVAGGFVPAFNKDSDRNERVVWHFDTELGDIEMVQIAGAVARRIIPYLPAGTKVEQGERIGLIRFGSRVDTYLPAGVEPGVQVGQKTTAGVTRLDRD; this comes from the coding sequence ATGCCCCTCAGTCCGTCCCCACGATCCGCGAGCCGCCCCCGTGTCACGCTTGCACGCGGCTGCTCGCCCTGGCTTGCCCCCACGGTCCTCACCGCCGCCGCCTGCACCGCCCTCACCCGGCGCAGCGGCAAGTGGGCCCTGGCGGCAGTACCGGCCTCCGCGCTCAGCGCGGGGATGCTGTGGTTCTTCCGCGACCCCGAGCGCACCATCGGCCAGGGTCGGGTGATCTCCCCCGCCGACGGTGTGGTGCAGAGCATCGACGCCTGGCCCGACGGCCGCACCCGGGTCGCGATCTTCATGAGCCCGCTCAATGTGCACGTCAACCGGGCGCCGCTGCCCGGCACGGTCACCTCGGTCGAGCACGTGGCCGGCGGGTTCGTCCCGGCGTTCAACAAGGACAGCGACCGCAACGAACGGGTCGTGTGGCACTTCGACACCGAGCTCGGCGACATCGAGATGGTCCAGATCGCCGGGGCCGTCGCCCGCCGGATCATCCCCTACCTGCCCGCCGGGACCAAGGTCGAGCAGGGCGAGCGGATCGGGCTGATCCGCTTCGGCTCGCGGGTCGACACCTACCTGCCCGCAGGCGTCGAGCCCGGGGTGCAGGTCGGCCAGAAGACCACGGCTGGGGTGACTCGCCTTGACCGTGACTGA
- a CDS encoding CDP-alcohol phosphatidyltransferase family protein: protein MFTLGNAVCGFLAVYCTTTGVLIPHLTGVATSGDRRSAATAVTLLLIGSMCDLFDGLVARKLRSSALGAELDNLADLISFGIAPAYFVVVWGMVSDGAHQRVSAGIAILVLLAVVLRLARFSCTTMRPGVFQGMPCPMGALTVISIVLLNPPFVLAVLGIVAVAGLMVSRVEYPKPHGVLATATLCWIVVSMGCLAAWATGVPGGETLLKVGATLQVTLALVAPLMVIRRKVGDVRARRAESRTS from the coding sequence ATGTTCACCCTGGGCAACGCCGTCTGCGGTTTCCTGGCGGTCTACTGCACCACCACCGGGGTACTGATCCCGCACCTCACCGGGGTGGCCACCAGCGGCGACCGGCGCAGCGCGGCCACCGCGGTGACGCTGCTGCTGATCGGCTCGATGTGCGACCTGTTCGACGGCCTGGTGGCGCGCAAGCTGCGCTCCTCCGCGCTGGGCGCCGAACTGGACAACCTGGCCGACCTGATCAGCTTCGGCATCGCGCCGGCCTACTTCGTCGTGGTCTGGGGCATGGTCTCGGACGGCGCGCACCAGCGGGTGTCCGCCGGGATCGCCATCCTGGTGCTGCTCGCGGTGGTGCTGCGGCTGGCGCGGTTCTCCTGCACCACGATGCGGCCCGGGGTGTTCCAGGGCATGCCCTGCCCGATGGGCGCGCTGACGGTGATCTCGATCGTGCTGCTCAATCCGCCGTTCGTGCTGGCCGTCCTGGGCATCGTCGCGGTGGCCGGGCTGATGGTGAGCCGGGTCGAGTACCCCAAACCGCACGGGGTGCTGGCGACGGCGACGCTCTGCTGGATCGTGGTCAGCATGGGCTGCCTGGCGGCCTGGGCCACCGGCGTGCCCGGCGGCGAGACGCTGCTCAAGGTCGGCGCGACGCTCCAGGTCACGCTGGCGCTGGTGGCGCCGCTGATGGTGATCCGCCGCAAGGTCGGCGACGTCCGGGCCCGCCGTGCGGAGTCCCGTACCAGCTGA
- a CDS encoding MFS transporter yields the protein MRKWIPLIAICLGTFMLLVDVSIVNVALPDMASDLHSSFTSLQWVVDMYALVLAALLMVVGALGDRLGHRRLYLGGLVVFAVASLACGLAPDAATLIAARAAQGVGGAAMLTSTTSLLNAAYQGRDRGTAFGIWGAVSGGAAAVGPVLGGVLTDQIDWRAIFYVNLPIAALAVVMTLRHLKSDQGHGRGRLDAATLDYAGAIAFTAFSGALVYGLIEGADRGWGSSTVLTWLGVAAVALMAFVLVELRVSDPLLDLSLLLNRSFAGLTLAALLVNAAAFAHLTYTGIWMQSVLGLSPIQAGLAVCPLALAAFVVSGNNARIFRKAPPQLPVGLGLVLVGVGALLLMLVSPGSSWTTALPGLIVSGAGVGAAMPVLMSAALGSVPRERVGMASGVVNTGRQLGYALGIAVLGTVFANRVQSFVTADGHLADPHAAASALSGGRAQAVLAAVPADRRDTVQQLVHASFAAGLDRVYLVAGITGIAAGLLVFALVRRGEPAPWERRPEPATAAAAPEPSQAV from the coding sequence ATGCGTAAGTGGATACCCCTGATCGCCATCTGCCTCGGCACCTTCATGCTGCTGGTCGACGTCAGCATCGTGAACGTCGCCCTGCCCGACATGGCCTCCGACCTGCACTCCTCCTTCACCTCCCTGCAGTGGGTGGTGGACATGTACGCACTGGTGCTGGCCGCCCTGCTGATGGTCGTCGGCGCGCTCGGCGACAGACTCGGCCACCGCCGGCTCTACCTCGGCGGCCTGGTCGTCTTCGCCGTCGCCTCGCTCGCCTGCGGCCTCGCGCCCGACGCCGCGACCCTGATCGCGGCCCGCGCCGCCCAGGGCGTCGGCGGCGCCGCGATGCTGACCTCCACCACCTCGCTGCTCAACGCCGCCTACCAGGGCCGCGACCGGGGCACCGCCTTCGGTATCTGGGGCGCCGTCAGCGGCGGCGCCGCGGCCGTGGGCCCGGTCCTCGGCGGGGTGCTCACCGACCAGATCGACTGGCGCGCGATCTTCTACGTCAATCTGCCGATCGCCGCACTGGCCGTGGTGATGACCCTGCGTCATCTGAAAAGCGATCAGGGCCACGGCCGTGGCCGACTCGACGCGGCGACACTTGACTACGCCGGCGCGATCGCCTTCACGGCCTTCTCCGGTGCGCTGGTCTACGGCCTGATCGAGGGCGCCGACCGGGGCTGGGGCAGCAGCACCGTGCTGACCTGGCTCGGGGTGGCCGCCGTGGCGCTGATGGCCTTCGTACTGGTGGAACTGCGGGTGTCCGACCCGCTGCTGGACCTGTCGCTGTTGCTTAACCGCAGCTTCGCGGGGCTGACCCTGGCCGCGCTGCTGGTGAACGCCGCCGCCTTCGCCCACCTCACCTACACCGGCATCTGGATGCAGTCGGTGCTGGGCCTCAGCCCGATCCAGGCGGGCCTGGCGGTCTGCCCGCTGGCCCTGGCCGCCTTCGTGGTCTCCGGCAACAACGCCCGGATCTTCCGCAAGGCGCCGCCGCAGCTGCCGGTCGGCCTCGGATTGGTCCTGGTCGGCGTCGGCGCGCTGCTGCTGATGCTGGTCTCGCCCGGCTCCTCCTGGACCACCGCGCTGCCGGGCCTGATCGTCAGCGGTGCCGGGGTCGGCGCGGCCATGCCGGTGCTGATGTCCGCCGCCCTGGGCAGCGTTCCGCGGGAGCGGGTCGGGATGGCCAGCGGCGTGGTCAACACCGGCCGCCAGCTCGGCTACGCCCTGGGCATCGCCGTCCTCGGCACGGTCTTCGCCAACCGGGTGCAGTCCTTCGTCACCGCCGACGGCCACCTCGCGGACCCGCACGCGGCAGCCTCGGCGCTGAGCGGCGGCCGGGCCCAGGCGGTGCTGGCCGCGGTCCCCGCGGACCGGCGGGACACTGTCCAGCAGCTGGTGCACGCCTCCTTCGCGGCCGGTCTGGACCGGGTCTACCTGGTCGCCGGGATCACCGGCATCGCCGCGGGCCTGCTGGTGTTCGCCCTGGTCCGCCGTGGCGAGCCGGCGCCCTGGGAGCGCAGGCCGGAGCCGGCCACCGCTGCGGCCGCGCCGGAGCCGAGCCAGGCGGTCTGA
- a CDS encoding AsnC family transcriptional regulator, whose protein sequence is MKSHEFDRLDRQLVRALQVDGRASFNRIAQALGVSDQTVARRYGRLRGQGSVQVMGLTSPAVMGEAQWIIRVQCTPDGAAPVAEALARRDDTAWISLISGGTEVTCMSRSGNDRTDSLLLQRLPRTRSVVGVTAYCVLHTYFGESLSLISKLDTLTAEQVRQLEPGPSTAAPRPAGSLDEADRRMLALLQQDGRTGLAELAAAAGISQTSVRRRMAELQASGVLYLDIDFDRKIFGLDTVAMLWLSVSPSELERTGRDLAAHPEVAFCCATTGPTNLHAVVICKSIPAFYTYLTTSISALDAVQQVETGPVLRRIKAAGPYPAAPGDVRYWSGRKA, encoded by the coding sequence GTGAAATCCCATGAGTTCGACCGGCTGGACCGGCAGCTGGTGCGCGCCCTCCAGGTCGACGGGCGGGCCTCGTTCAACCGGATCGCGCAGGCGCTCGGGGTCTCCGACCAGACCGTGGCGCGCCGCTACGGCAGGCTGCGCGGCCAGGGCTCGGTCCAGGTGATGGGGCTGACCAGCCCCGCGGTGATGGGCGAGGCCCAGTGGATCATCCGGGTCCAGTGCACCCCGGACGGCGCGGCCCCGGTCGCGGAGGCGCTGGCCCGCCGCGACGACACCGCCTGGATCAGCCTGATCTCCGGCGGCACCGAGGTGACCTGCATGAGCCGCTCAGGCAACGACCGTACCGACTCGCTGCTGCTGCAGCGGCTGCCGAGGACCCGCAGCGTGGTCGGGGTCACCGCCTACTGCGTGCTGCACACCTACTTCGGCGAATCACTCAGCCTGATCAGCAAGTTGGACACGCTGACGGCGGAGCAGGTGCGGCAGCTGGAGCCGGGGCCGTCCACCGCCGCACCACGGCCGGCCGGGTCGCTGGACGAGGCCGACCGCCGGATGCTGGCCCTGCTGCAGCAGGACGGCCGCACCGGCCTGGCCGAGCTCGCGGCCGCCGCCGGGATCTCGCAGACCTCGGTGCGCCGGCGGATGGCCGAGCTGCAGGCGAGCGGGGTGCTCTACCTCGACATCGACTTCGACCGGAAGATCTTCGGGCTCGACACCGTGGCGATGCTGTGGCTGTCGGTCTCCCCGTCCGAGCTGGAGCGCACGGGGCGCGACCTGGCCGCCCACCCCGAGGTGGCCTTCTGCTGCGCCACCACCGGGCCGACCAATCTGCACGCGGTGGTGATCTGCAAGTCCATTCCGGCCTTCTACACCTATCTGACCACCAGCATCTCCGCCCTGGACGCCGTCCAGCAGGTGGAGACCGGGCCGGTGCTGCGCCGGATCAAGGCCGCGGGCCCGTACCCGGCCGCGCCCGGGGACGTCCGGTACTGGAGCGGGCGGAAGGCGTAG
- a CDS encoding MarR family winged helix-turn-helix transcriptional regulator, with protein MTALGRIDSPADAVADSRIQAFGVLLTAANRLERLLGSSMEHESGLSHPMFEVLLLLAAKPEGAPMGDLSRRLVLTSGGATRLIDRMIATGLVQRQRSSADKRVQVVTLTPAGAARLVQAARRHVEELDRHVFAVLPADRAGAVVDGLDRLSLHALEALPPLG; from the coding sequence ATGACAGCCTTAGGACGGATCGATTCGCCCGCGGACGCGGTCGCCGACTCCCGGATCCAGGCCTTCGGAGTGCTGCTGACCGCGGCAAACCGGCTGGAGCGCCTGCTCGGCTCCTCGATGGAGCACGAGAGCGGGCTCAGCCACCCGATGTTCGAGGTTCTGCTGCTGCTCGCCGCCAAGCCGGAGGGCGCCCCGATGGGCGACCTCTCCCGCCGTCTGGTGCTGACCAGCGGCGGGGCCACCCGACTGATCGACCGGATGATCGCCACCGGGCTGGTCCAGCGGCAGCGCTCCAGCGCGGACAAGCGGGTCCAGGTCGTCACGCTGACCCCCGCCGGGGCGGCCCGGCTGGTCCAGGCGGCCCGCCGTCATGTCGAGGAACTCGACCGCCATGTCTTCGCCGTCCTCCCGGCCGACCGCGCCGGCGCAGTGGTGGACGGCCTGGACCGGCTCAGCCTGCACGCCCTGGAGGCGCTGCCCCCGCTGGGCTGA
- a CDS encoding alpha/beta fold hydrolase has translation MRWGRTAVLATATALGAGAAALVAGRVVSDFSVRPRGAAPATGGGLRVHSLAAGRVELTRSWETQRPGRYALEYASGHAVVGEVLGTTAQTVVRRLESTAGDALAVGQTVLITPQVLTGDPRSALGLDYSEIHVRGELGPMPAWYLPGVRDLCVIAVHGIGADRRQALPLLPLLDRLKVPVLVVTYRNDEGAPRSPDGIAHFGETEWRDVEAAIRLAVDGGAGRILLYGWSVGATMALQAAARSDHREAVRGLVLDSPVLDWEDTVRRQATRRGVPGPLAELGVRAAQGRSAVDPAGFDRLALGADLTVPALLLHSADDTVAAVAPARELARRRERLVVYEEYAGAEHEALWNADPERYQATLLRFLTPLL, from the coding sequence ATGCGCTGGGGACGAACGGCTGTACTGGCCACGGCCACGGCGCTGGGCGCCGGCGCGGCCGCGCTGGTGGCCGGACGGGTGGTCTCCGACTTCTCGGTCCGGCCCCGCGGCGCGGCCCCGGCCACCGGCGGCGGGCTCCGGGTCCACTCCCTGGCCGCCGGGCGGGTCGAGCTCACCCGCTCCTGGGAGACCCAGCGCCCCGGCCGCTACGCGCTTGAGTACGCGTCAGGACACGCGGTCGTGGGCGAGGTGCTCGGCACCACCGCGCAGACCGTGGTCCGTCGGCTGGAGAGCACCGCCGGCGACGCGCTCGCGGTCGGGCAGACCGTGCTGATCACCCCGCAGGTCCTCACCGGCGACCCCCGCTCCGCGCTCGGCCTCGACTACTCCGAGATCCATGTCCGCGGTGAGCTCGGCCCGATGCCCGCCTGGTACCTGCCGGGCGTGCGCGACCTGTGCGTCATCGCCGTCCACGGCATCGGCGCCGACCGCCGCCAGGCGCTGCCGCTGCTGCCGCTGCTGGACCGGCTCAAGGTCCCGGTGCTGGTGGTGACCTACCGCAACGACGAGGGCGCGCCGCGCTCGCCGGACGGCATCGCCCACTTCGGCGAGACCGAGTGGCGCGACGTGGAGGCCGCGATCCGGCTCGCGGTGGACGGCGGCGCGGGGCGGATCCTGCTCTACGGCTGGTCGGTGGGGGCCACCATGGCGCTCCAGGCGGCGGCCCGCTCCGACCACCGCGAGGCGGTCCGCGGCCTGGTGCTGGACTCCCCGGTGCTGGACTGGGAGGACACGGTGCGCCGGCAGGCCACCCGGCGCGGGGTCCCCGGCCCGCTGGCCGAGTTGGGCGTACGGGCGGCCCAGGGGCGCTCCGCGGTCGATCCGGCCGGTTTCGACCGGCTCGCCCTCGGTGCCGACCTCACCGTCCCGGCGCTGCTGCTGCACAGCGCGGACGACACCGTCGCGGCCGTCGCCCCGGCCCGGGAGCTCGCCCGGCGGCGCGAGCGTCTCGTGGTCTACGAGGAGTACGCCGGCGCGGAGCACGAGGCGCTGTGGAACGCGGATCCGGAGCGCTACCAGGCGACCCTGCTCAGATTCCTCACGCCCCTCCTGTGA